One part of the Rutidosis leptorrhynchoides isolate AG116_Rl617_1_P2 chromosome 1, CSIRO_AGI_Rlap_v1, whole genome shotgun sequence genome encodes these proteins:
- the LOC139846206 gene encoding uncharacterized mitochondrial protein AtMg00810-like, translated as MLVGRAVTNNEMIKLYIEFQDDSEYIVSDEEEYVPSGPQYDTDGKNSYTDLSRPLVHGFNVLQGMLSESGSDTSYLLLYVDDIVLTTSSTGLLQRIISSLYQEFAMTDLGPLNYFLGIHATRTASGIFLSQRQYANEIIVRADMSTCHPCWNLVESGAKLTAHGPPVKDPTLYRSLAVQQICLFMHDPREQHLYILKRIIRYVQGTPDFGLQLYASSPTSLVAYSDADWAGCPTTRRSTSGYCVFLGNNLLSWSSKRKLTPSRSSAKAEYRGVANVVVETCWIRN; from the exons ATGCTTGTGGGTCGAGCTGTGACCAACAACGAAATGATCAAGTTGTATATCGAGTTTCAGGATGACAGCGAATACATTGTGTCGGATGAAGAGGAGTACGTACCCTCCGGGCCACAGTACGACACCGATGGCAA AAATTCTTATACGGACTTAAGCAGGCCCCTCGTGCATGGTTTCAACGTTTTGCAGGGTATGCTCAGCGAATCG GGATCTGACACTTCCTACCTTCTcctgtatgttgatgatattgttttGACTACTTCTTCTACTGGCCTTCTTCAGCGGATCATCTCCTCCTTGTATCAGGAATTTGCTATGACAGATTTGGGACCACTTAACTACTTTCTAGGCATCCATGCCACCCGCACTGCATCTGGAATTTTTCTCTCTCAGCGACAGTATGCCAACGAGATCATTGTGCGGGCTGATATGTCCACTTGTCACCCTTGCTGGAACCTTGTAGAATCGGGTGCCAAGCTTACTGCCCATGGTCCTCCTGTCAAGGATCCGACACTCTACCGCAGCCTTGCAG TTCAGCAGATATGTCTATTCATGCATGATCCTCGAGAGCAACATTTGTACATTCTCAAGCGGATCATTCGATATGTTCAGGGGACTCCTGACTTTGGCCTGCAGCTTTATGCGTCATCTCCCACCTCATTGGTCGCCTACTCTGATGCAGATTGGGCTGGCTGCCCGACCACCAGACGCTCCACTTCTGGATATTGTGTCTTTCTCGGCAACAACTTGCTATCCTGGTCTTCCAAGCGGAAACTCACGCCATCTCGCTCCAGTGCCAAAGCAGAATATCGCGGAGTTGCTAATGTTGTTGTTGAGACATGCTGGATtcgtaactga
- the LOC139846190 gene encoding uncharacterized protein codes for MAKALFKLFDLWDSDDEDELMILRELSEELDAEEAAAEEAANNVRVPRTRIYIRRDRELAGDNLYKHYFSDNPVYPETRFKRRFRMSSRLFKRIVNDIINYDVDPLPLHFEYFKQKNDAIGRQGFTTIQKCTSAIRQLAYGTTADMFDEYLQMAEGTSILCLNSFCKCVLELYVDEYLRKPTSSDIAHLYNAHEEKHGFKGMLGSIDCMHWKWKNCPNAWKGQYTSGHQGHPTIVFEAVASYDTWIWHAFFGAAGANNDVNVLNQSSLFDDIKNGNAPFTPFTVNGNEYTNGYYLADGIYPDWSTLMKAYSTPTDEPRAKFKRFQESARKDVERTFGHFHRTLEVYTLNFHYMPSRDALHKAILSRDAPHKAILSRDAPHKAV; via the exons ATGGCAAAAGCTTTGTTTAAACTTTTTGATTTATGGGATTCGGATGATGAAGATGAGTTGATGATTTTACGAGAATTGTCCGAAGAATTAGACGCTGAAGAGGCTGCAGCAGAAGAGGCTGCAAACAATGTACGTGTTCCACGAACTCGAATTTATATTCGTAGAGATCGTGAACTAGCAGgtgataatctatacaaacactaTTTCTCAGATAATCCAGTTTATCCTGAAACTAGATTTAAGAGACGTTTTAGAATGAGTAGTAGATTATTTAAGCGTATCGTGAATGATATAATCAATTACGATGTCGATCCATTACCACTTCATTTTGAATATTTTAAACAAAAAAATGATGCTATTGGTCGACAAGGTTTTACTACGATACAGAAATGTACATCCGCGATTCGTCAATTGGCTTACGGTACAACAGCGGACATGTTTGACGAATATTTACAAATGGCTGAAGGTACATCAATTCTCTGTCTCAATAGCTTTTGTAAATGTGTGTTAGAACTATATGTTGATGAATATTTGAGGAAACCAACGAGTAGCGATATAGCTCATTTGTATAACGCGCACGAAGAAAAACATGGGTTTAAGGGAATGCTTGGAAGCATTGATTGCATGCATTGGAAATGGAAGAATTGTCCAAATGCTTGGAAAGGGCAATATACTAGTGGCCATCAAGGTCATCCGACCATAGTTTTTGAAGCAGTTGCTTCATATGATACATGGATTTGGCATGCATTCTTCGGTGCCGCAGGTGCAAACAACGATGTTAATGTTTTGAATCAATCTTCGTTGTTTGATGACATTAAGAATGGAAATGCGCCATTTACCCCATTTACTGTTAATGGAAATGAATACACAAATGGTTATTATTTAGCGGACGGTATTTATCCAGATTGGTCAACATTGATGAAGGCATATTCGACCCCAACCGACGAGCCACGTGCAAAATTTAAAAGATTTCAAGAAAGTGCGCGTAAAGATGTTGAAAGAACATTCGGGCACTTCCACCGAACTTTAGAAGTTTACACGCTTAATTTTCATTAT ATGCCTAGCAGAGATGCTCTGCATAAAGCAATATTGAGCAGAGATGCTCCGCATAAAGCAATATTGAGCAGAGATGCTCCGCATAAAGCTGTCTAA